The following coding sequences are from one Diabrotica virgifera virgifera chromosome 2, PGI_DIABVI_V3a window:
- the LOC126880585 gene encoding uncharacterized protein LOC126880585, whose protein sequence is MSDDSGKSEHSEAQRKKLNMGKRKFIHKYQSAWESDDRFKLWIRASSKGDTHFFCKFCSCDYVCGKAEILKHMKTKKHEKQARDYKSRQTLTSMTVSSSPLVAAKRGKENDIRIASFLVEHNVAFNVADHLVQLIKHLHLDKDSLSQTSCGRTKAAKIVTNVVGSHGKENILDILKTTKFSLVIDESTDIGTTKNLALIARFFNNHIASDVFLELMEVADASAENIYRSIVAFFVENQINYKINMVGFAADGANVMMGRHHSVSTLLKNDIPHLFILKCVCHSFALCASYATQEIPNEIEQLLRSVYNFFKSFKRISEYKEFQVFVEVKPHKILHPSQTRWLSLVQVVKRFYEQYNALFAYFKNEYLNNKNKDVESIYNQLNNKTTKLYLEFLNYALPFFTDLNKEFQSECPKI, encoded by the coding sequence ATGTCTGACGATTCCGGCAAATCAGAGCATAGTGAAGCTCAAAGAAAGAAATTAAATATGGGTAAAAGGAAATTTATTCACAAATATCAATCTGCATGGGAGAGTGATGATCGCTTTAAATTATGGATACGAGCAAGTAGCAAGGGAGATACTCATTTTTTTTGCAAGTTTTGTTCATGTGATTATGTCTGCGGTAAAGCTGAAATATTGAAGCATATGAAGACCAAAAAACATGAAAAGCAAGCAAGAGACTACAAAAGCAGACAAACCCTGACATCGATGACTGTATCATCATCACCATTAGTAGCTGCAAAACGAGGCAAAGAAAATGATATACGGATAGCAAGTTTTTTAGTCGAACACAATGTGGCATTTAATGTAGCTGATCATTTAGTGCAGCTGATCAAACATTTACATTTGGACAAGGATTCTCTGAGCCAAACTTCTTGTGGAAGAACGAAAGCGGCGAAAATAGTGACTAATGTTGTAGGTTCACAtggaaaagaaaatattttagacattttaaaaacaacaaaattcTCTCTCGTTATTGACGAATCTACAGACATAGGAACTACAAAAAATTTGGCTTTAATAGCAAGATTTTTTAACAATCATATAGCCTCCGATGTGTTTTTAGAGCTTATGGAAGTCGCTGATGCTTCCGCTGAAAATATCTATAGATCTATAGTAGCATTTTTTGTTGAAAatcaaataaattataaaataaacatgGTAGGTTTTGCTGCTGATGGGGCAAATGTAATGATGGGCAGACATCACTCAGTCAGTACTCTTTTAAAAAATGATATAcctcatttatttattttaaagtgTGTTTGCCACTCATTTGCTTTATGTGCATCATATGCAACACAAGAGATACCGAATGAAATAGAACAGCTACTGCGATcggtttataatttttttaaaagtttcaaaagaatAAGTGAGTACAAAGAATTTCAGGTTTTTGTTGAGGTAAAACCTCATAAAATACTACATCCATCCCAAACGAGGTGGTTGTCGCTTGTACAAGTGGTAAAGAGATTTTACGAACAATATAATGCACTTTTTGCTTATTTTAAGAATGAGTatctaaataataaaaataaagatgTAGAATCTATATACAATCAATTAAATAACAAAACGACAAAATTATATttagaatttttaaattatgCTTTGCCATTTTTCACAGACTTAAATAAAGAATTTCAATCAGAATGTCCTAAAATATAA